From the genome of Mycoplasmopsis bovis PG45:
TTGTTTTTGTAGTTCCTGTTTTTCTTTCTTTTTATCTTTCTTTTGTAAAACAGTATTTTCTACTATGCTATAAACTGCATTCTTAGCTTTTTCTCTAGCTACTACTTTAGCTATGCCTTTTAAATTGAACTTTTCAGTTTTTACTTTAAATAAATTAGCTGTTATAGTAGTTCTTAATAAATTTTGTGGTTTAAACACACTAATAGCACCTGCTAGATCACCATCGCTAATGGCTTTTAATTGCTGTTCAGCAATTTTAAATCCTACACGTGCTGCAGGCTTAGCAAGCTTGCCATAAGGTACGAAATTTAGTGCGAACTGCCCTGCTTTGGAAGCAAGGCTAATTATTTTTTTCCTATGCTACCGCCTTGAGCTGGTGCAGCTTCTGGTAATCCACAAAATCTCATTATTACTGATTGCAATGTTCCTAAATTTCTAAAGCCTATAATAGTTATTATTAAAGAAACTATTACACTGTGAAATCCTAAGAAATAATCAATTAATTCAATCATGTTCTCAACTGCTCAGTTGATTATGTAAAATGAAAAGAAAAATAAAACTAAAGATAAATAATTAGAGATAAAGCTATCTTTTCATGCCCTTAATTTCTTACCATTATCTGCAAGAGATAATGCCACTATAATAGGGAATATAAAGTATAAAAGTACAACCGGTACAATTCTGCCTGCATTTCTAAGCATTGTTTTTAAAACTGAACCATAAATAAAAATGACAGTTATGAATGTAAACAATGCTCCTCTAATTGCATATCCTATTGCACCACCAGAAAGTAATATTAATGCAGGTATTTTTGTATGAACAGCTGATATCACTGATCATAAACCTGGAATTGAAGCAATGCCCCACTTAAAGTTATAGCCATTTGCATCATTTCCAGAATGTACTATTGAGCCTTCAAAAGGTTTTTCATCAATTACTTCTTGAAAATTAGGATTGAATGTTCTATTTATAAAACCTAATCCAGTGCTTCCATGTTCATTTCCATCTATAAGTTTAAGAATATTTATTACAAATTCATTAAATAGCAAAATACCTACTTGAAAACCTAATAAAAATAAGAGACTAATTGCACTTTGTTTTACAGCACTACGTAATAATGCTGATGAACTACGAAATTCTGAAATAGAAAATTTAATAATTATAAGAAAGAACATTATTACTCAAATTGCTGTACTCACAATTAATATGTGAGCAAATGTACTTGGGGTAGTGAAATTAGTAATATCGTCATTAGGTTTAAGGCCAAACAATAAAAATTTTGTTCCGTCAAATACAATGTATCTAGCAACTAATAATGCATAAACAAAAAATGTTGCAAAAAGTAATGCTATAGCCATTATTGGCATTCAAATAACCATACCAACTGGTATTGCCGCTAAGTAATCAAATAGCCCCATTAATCTATACCTTTAAGTTGTAGTAAATTGGTTGAGTAAATATATTCAAAAGTGCTGCTGAAGCTGTTTCTTTTCCAGTTGTTACAACAGCATGTGGGTTTCCTTGAGTATTTCTTATAAATGCTGTTAATCCCCATGCTAAAACAATTAAAACTAAAGCAGCAGCACCCCATAGTATTTTGTGAGTGTTTTGTTTTCTTTTCATAGGATCTTCTTCTTGTTGGTTTTTAACCATTGCTCAAATTAAAAGAGCAATAACTATAACAACAGTTATACCTGTGAATATACCAAACACAACATTAATAATTTGATCAATACCTGATTGCAGTTTTGTTAATCCAGCTGTATTAATTCCATTTTTCATATTTATCTCCTTTGTTTCTTTTTATGTTTTTTAAATCATCAAATTGGATATATCAGTGCTAGCGATATATATAAAATCACTGCCCCAATTAGCAAATTAAACTTAGTTGTTGTTAGCGCTCCTTGTTGCACTAAATATTGTCAATAAGATAAACAAAGTAACAAAAACCAAATTAAAGCTACTTGTAAAACAATATATGTTACTAAGATTGCAACTGAAGCTTTTTTGGATACTTTTCTCATATTCTATTCTTTTATTTAAGCCTGTTTTATAGTGCTATTTGTATAACATAATTAAAAGAACTATGCAAATAGCAAGCAGGCAAAAACAAATAATTCCTGTAGTAATTAATAAATTTTTATACTTAGGATTCGGCTTTTTTATTTTTTTCATTGTCTTATAAAATTACTTTTTAAATCCCTGTAATATGCTTTGTTTTACAGCATCCATTGATGCAGTTTTTTTAACTTCTTGTTTTGCATTTTCAATGTTTTTGGTATTAAAGGCATCAGTTGCTTTTGCATTTTTAGCTTCTTTTTTAGCTGACTCTTTAGCAACTGTAGGCTCATTATTAAATGCTTTTGTTGCCCCTTCCTTTGACTTGCTTATTTGATTACGAAGGTCATGTTTCAACTCTTCTTTCATCTCATTTAAGTCTTTTCTACTGAAATTCAATTCTTTTTCAGGGAAGTCATTTTCTTTTTGTATAGCTTGTGTTCTTTGTTTTAAAAAGTCATACATTCCTAAACCACCAACAACTAAAAGCCCTGCTGTTAATGGTGCTGCTACAATAGTTACTATTACAAATAAAGCCGAAATTCCTTTCATCATTGTAGATGGCTTGCTTATCCATTTTTCAAACCTGTCAAGCTCTTCTTCAGCCTTTGCTTTTGGCTTTGATTTTTCTCATTTTTTATACTCTTCATCAGTTGCAGGAGTATTAGCTATATATTTATCATTTGATAAGACTTTTCCATCTTTATCATATGTTATATGTGAACCTGTTTTAAGACCTTTAACTCAGTCAGTAGTTGATTTTAGCTTGCCATTTTCAAAGTTTTTTTCTTGCCCATGTTCAAGATTATTTTTGTAATTTATTTCTCTTTTAATTTGCCCTGTTCCTGGTTCATATTCAGTTAATGTACCATCTAATTTGTTATTCTTAGCTTGTCCAGTAATTGTTAAATTACCATCCCGTACTCAATAAAAATTTCCATTAAATTTATTTTTCTTAACTTCATAATAACCATAATTGCCTTGCAATTCGGTAAAAGCAAATTGCTTGCCATTTTTATAAGTAATAACATCATAATTTTTGTTATTTATTTTTTTCTCTTCCATTGATACTCTTGATTCATAACCAACAGGATCAAAACCGGGATTAACTCATGCCATATTATTCTCCTTTTACATATATGCCTTTTTTATAGGCATATTAGTTTTTTATTCAAATTTATTTACTATATCTAAGGCTATGCTATATAAATCATTTTCTTGCTTTGTTTCTTCATTTATTTCAGTTTCTTTATCTATATTTTCACTTTGTTCTATTTCTACACTTACACTCTCTTGTGCTTCATTATGAGTTAAATTGCTTAAGTTTCATTTAACAATTTCACTAGATGTTTCATCACACTGGTGCACATAATTATCATTTATAAAATGCTTATATGCTAATTTAGTTTTAATAAGCATTGGCTTATAGCCAATAATTGAAACAATGGCTAAGTCTTTATTCTTAGACTTTATTTCACTCACACTCATCAATGGCTTTTCTTCAATGTTCTCAGTAGTTCCTGATGTTGATCCTTTTGACCTACTATCATATGAAGTCGACTTTGAAATTTTCTTAACTTCTTTTTTGCCTAATGATTCTGATAATTCTTTAAGTGTATCTTCATCATTACTATTTAAAAAGTAAGTAAATTGCAAGTTTGAACGAATTGTTTTATCCACTCCATCTACTTTGTCATTGTACTTTTTAAGCTGGTTGTAATCTTGGAGCACAAATTGGAAGAATATATTCCTACTTCTTGAAATAGTTACTTTATTATCTAAATTAATAATTTTTGGTAAGTTTCCTGCTTCATCAAGTAAAAACAGTCATTTTCTATCTAACTTTTCTGATAGATATATGCCATATTCATCTTTTCTCTTACCATTTTCATTAGCTTGATTAACTAATGCTTGGTAAATTTGGTCAATTAGCATACTAATTAAAAAGTGGTGAGAAGGTTTATGATCTGGGTAGTGAATAAAGATAGCTACTGGTTGTTTCTCTTTAGCAACTAAGTTTAAGTCAAAGCTCTTTGTCTGTGCAATAACTCTTTGTACAAACTCATCATTAGTAAAAATTGCTAGTGCACTAGAGACAAATGACAAAATGCTTTGGAATGTTTGAGCATTTTTAGCTTCAGATAGTAATGCTTCAACTTCAAATCAAAGCTCTTTTCAAATTAAGTCATCATCAGCTCTTAATTTAACTATTGATATTCAGTCTTGATTTGCATCCCAAGCAGGGGCAACACATAATTTACCTACTGAAATTAAGTTAAAGTCTTGAGCTGAAACTAAATCAGGTCTTTCTATTGACACTAATAATAGAAATTTAGTTGCTGTGTTAATAACTCTTTTAGCATTATCTGTTCAAAACTTTTCATCAGTATCTGATCAAGGTAATTGTTCTATAACATTATTAATTTCACTAAAGGCTTTATAAATGTTTTCAATATGAGCTTTTTGGTCATTACATTCTAAATGAGCTTGCTTATATACATAATGTAATGGGTTTCAGCCATTGCTATATTCAGGCTCGCTAAAGTCAATTGCAAATATTTTATAGTTCTGATCAGTAAGCTTTTTACCTACAGCTTTAATTATTTCTTTTTTAGGGTCTGTAATAACAAATGATGATTTATATTTTGATCTTAAATGGCTGTTATATAGTATGTTTGGTAAAATTACTCTTTGTGTTTTACCACTACCAACACCACCAATTACGACACTGTTTATGTCATTTTTGCCGTTATTAATTCATCATTTTTTTAAGCTATTTGCATAGTTAATTACTCAGTTAGCATTGTTTTGATTATGCTTATAGTCAGGAGAAACTAAGAACTGCTTTTTAAAAAATGATCTATCGCCAACTAAAAGCTTATCATTTCAAAGTCAATATTTACTCTCATCTGTTTGTTCTTTTCTTTTTCTAAAGAACACAAAATATATAAATTCTCCTGATAAAATAAGAAATAACATTAAAGTAAATATTATGAAGAAGTTAGAGTTTCTTGTTACATTATGTTTAGAAAGATTAATGTAATCACTAAATGTTTTTACCTTAGAAAGATCATTATATGTTCTTAAATTAATAAAATTAATAACCAGTAGAAAACCAATAGTCGTAAAGATAATTGAAGCTAAAACAACAATAATAATTTTTATTGCTATTTTTTTCATTAACTTGTGGCACTCCTTTCATTAATTAGCTTTCTTTTGCTCTCTAATTTTTTAATTAGTCTTTTTAAAATACTGTTCATCCAATTCTTTTGCCATTATTCAAGAAACAATATGATCCTGATCCATGTGACTATTTAGATAATCAAAAATTAAATTTCTTTCATCTACAATGTATCAGTCATATGGATTATTACTGTCTCCAATGTAAACTAAATCATCATCATTTGTTAAATCGTTTAATCAAGGCAATTCTTTATTTCTTTTCTTATATAAAGAATAAAGTTCTCAATCAATCCAGTCATATTCATCTTGTTCATTCAACATTTCTTTTAAGGCAAAAACTGGTTCAATATCATGTAAATCAATTAAAAAATTTAAATAGTCAGCACCACACCCAAAGTTATTAAAGTTCTTCATAAAAACTGAATTATCAAACTGCAATACAATTTTTGTAAGCTCTAACAGTTTTTGCAATTCAGGTATTGTGAGCGCTTGTGATTCAATTACTTTGCAAGTGTTAAAAACAAATTTTGTTGCAACAATTGGATAGTCATCAATTTTTTCTAAATTAATAAAAATGCTCTTAACTAATTCAACTAGTATGCTTATCAGTATAGAAAATACATATAAGGCAATTGGTATACCAATTAAAAACAATGTGCCTAGTAGGCTATTTTTCATAGCAATTGAAATAGGTGAAGGTTGATCCGACTTTTGAAATTGCACTCTAACAGCACTAAGTGCAAAAAGAATTGCAAAAACAAAAAATGATATTATTGCCATTCTTAAAAATAGTATTGGTAATTGTGCATTGGCAAATGATTCACCAGGGCTAATGCCAAAAAGTAAATAAGATGGTAAGGCAAAAGTAATCATCTTATATATCTTTACAACGGAATCAAGCAATCACAGCGGAAGTCTAACAGTAATATTAAACAAACCAAACCATATGGTATAGCCTAGTCATGCAAACATTTATATTATCCTTTCACTATAGTAATTTTTAAAGTTTTATTATGAATTAAATAAAGGGATAGCTAACCTAGCTAACCTTTCATACACTTTGTAATATACCCGTTATCACTCCACTTATTGCTCAGGCAATAACAACGAAAATAATAAAACCAGCTAGTCATTTAATTTTCTTTAATTCATTTGCTCTTTGTTCATCGCTATCAGCTTTAGAAGCTTTAAATCAAGCTGTAGCCCCAACAATTAAAATTGCTATTACTAAGATACCTGCTAAAGCACCTAGTGTAATATTTATATATTTTTGAACTGTCGCTGCTAGTTCACCTAAACTAGTATTTAATGCGCCAGCGTCAATAGGCCTAGTTGCACCATTCATAATTATTTATCTCCTTAAAATATTTAAATTATTGATACTAATGCACCAATAAACGATGCAATAGTAATTGCACTTAATAAGCCAGTGCTTATTGTTATGCCTAGGCATAATTTTCAACTATGCCCATATAATTCCCTAGCCCTATTTCTAGCTGCTTTATCTTTTTTAAAGCAGTTTTTAAATTCAATTAATAATAGAGTTATACTTAGGGAAAATGCCATTATGCTAAATAGCATAAAAATGAAAATTGGAAAAATTGCGTGAATAGTTTTTCTCCTTTTCTTTTAATAAAAGAAACTAAAAAAGCCAACAATAAAATTTACTGTTGGTATTTACTTATTACTTTAAGAGTTATTCAGGTATAAGATCTAAAATAATTTGCTTAACTAAAGGATCATTATCATCAATTACTTCTTCTAATGAATTATCAACATTTTCATTTAAAGACTTAATCAACTCTTTTTTATTATTCATCTTCATCTTCTCTAGATTCATCGCTTTTAAATTCTCAACCAAAATTGTTTTGATAGTGTTTAATTATTTCTTTTGCTTTTTCTAAGGCTTCATTTTTGCTTAAAATTCTAGGCTTATCAACTTTATCAGCTAGCTTTATATTCTCTCAAATAAAGTCATAGTAAGGCTTTAATTCTTCTTTCTCGAATGCTTTCTCGAATGCTTTCTCGAATGCTTCCTTAGTGCCCCGGCTTAATGCAACATACATTGGCTGTATAAACAAATGATACTCATAATATGCCCATCTATAAGCGTCTCTAAAGTCAGTTTTAACTTCTTTATTTACATCAGTAGGGAATAAGTATAAATCATTAGATCTATCATCAGTAAAGCCAACTAATTGCCCTAATTTCATATAATCTAATACTGCGTCATGAAAGCTATCTAACTTTTCAATTAGTTTTAACTTCTTAAAGTTATCAGTCAGCGACTTCTCTTTATCTCACTCTTGCTTTTTAATTAAAGCTTTTTGCAATTCTAAATAAGTTGTTAGCATTTTTCACAATGGATATTGCATTGTATAACGTTTGGCTTTAAGTCAAATTATTAACATTAGAACATCAATTTCTAAATAATACTTTTTAGGATCTAATTTTCTTCCGTATAAAAACTCATTATGTATGAATAATTCATTAGGCTTATTAGTTTTATTGTAATTATAAAAATCAGTATTATTGATCATCCTATTGTAAACTCACAATTTAGATGGCCGCTTTTTTGATTCATTCGTTCTTAATCCATCATAATTATTTTCAGGCGGTATCTCTTTATAGTACTCTTCCATTTTAAATGAACCAGGTGCTAAGTCGGAAACTTTTTTTGTTGTTAACTCACCCCATTCATACTTTCCGGCTTTACCGTGAAATTCTTCTAATTTTGCTAATGTATAATTTCTAACATTATCAAAGTCAACATATTCTTTATCAACACCAGTTAATGCTTTCTCTAAATTAGAATTAGCCATAATTTCAGAAACTTTATCAACTAAAGAAATATACTCATCTTTACTAATTCTCTCCGGAGAATTGCTTTTTTCTCGATAAATAAAGCCATTTTTAAAGTGTTCTAAGTTTCTAACATAATAAGAAACTTCAGCTATTGATGGAAAGCCAGTATCATCAGCATATAAATTTTTAACTTTTCTATACTCTTCCACACTAGGAATTAATTTTTTAAAGCCTTCAGCGTTATTATTAAGCACTAAATTTGCATAAACTGCATTTTTAGTATCTAATATATCTTCTCTATTAATTGTATAAGTCTTGCCATTATATGTAAATTTGGTAGGTACAATCTCTTGTTCATTTTCATTAAATGAATCTTTATGATCAGGATCTTTTCTAGGGGGCGTTGTATGAGATGGGCCACCCGTGATAATCTCACTAACATTAAGTCCAAAAAATTTGCAACTAACTGTAACTAAAGGCATTAGTGTTACTAAGCCTAGTCCGCCTATTATCATTCTCTTTTTCATTTTCTTATCTCACTATCAAAATTAGTTAGATATATTATATCATAATATTTTATCTATGATAAAATATTGACCGTTAACTCTTATTTTTTAAAGTAAATACCATTGCTTTTACTTCTTAATTTGTTTTATTTTTACTTTAATAACCATCCTTTCATAATGTTATTTTGTAAATAAGTTCATTATGGAAAAGATGAACTTTTTAGGGAAAAATTACTCATTTTTCTCCTTACATAACCAAAGCTTTTGTTTTTTCTTCTTTTGCTTCTAGTTTTTCTAGTTCTTCTTCTTTTAATTTTTTTACTAATTTAAATTCTTCTATAAAGTCTTCTTTATCATATGCACTTAAGTAGTTTTCTAAGTCTACATCAGCAATGTAGTCTCAAAATTCGCGATCTATATATCTAATTTCGTTTGGGTTTTCATATTCATCGAATCTTATTCATTCAATATTTGGATCTCTTTCTCATAAGTAGTTTAATAGAGTGAGATTCGCACCAAGGCCTTTAGTTTTTAAGTCAATATCTAATTGTCTTCATAAGTCATCGAGTCTATGGATATCTTCTTTATTTAAAAAGTCTTCTCATAAATCATTAACTTCGTAACTATTATCGACTAATTCTTTGCTTAATTTGTAATATCCAGCTAACTTATCTAAGTCGTTTTCATTGTAAATTGACTTATAGATATTTTTATTAATTGTTGTAGGCAAATCAGCCATATTCTCTATAGTTTTTTTAATTAATTCTGCATAAGCTAA
Proteins encoded in this window:
- a CDS encoding Mbov_0395 family pilin-like conjugal transfer protein is translated as MKNGINTAGLTKLQSGIDQIINVVFGIFTGITVVIVIALLIWAMVKNQQEEDPMKRKQNTHKILWGAAALVLIVLAWGLTAFIRNTQGNPHAVVTTGKETASAALLNIFTQPIYYNLKV
- a CDS encoding Mbov_0392 family ICE element protein, which gives rise to MKKNFNFKDIAHLTQYVHKNVTNEMIKNHFEYMANSYKDELDKLAYAELIKKTIENMADLPTTINKNIYKSIYNENDLDKLAGYYKLSKELVDNSYEVNDLWEDFLNKEDIHRLDDLWRQLDIDLKTKGLGANLTLLNYLWERDPNIEWIRFDEYENPNEIRYIDREFWDYIADVDLENYLSAYDKEDFIEEFKLVKKLKEEELEKLEAKEEKTKALVM
- a CDS encoding Mbov_0395 family pilin-like conjugal transfer protein, yielding MNGATRPIDAGALNTSLGELAATVQKYINITLGALAGILVIAILIVGATAWFKASKADSDEQRANELKKIKWLAGFIIFVVIAWAISGVITGILQSVWKVS
- a CDS encoding Mbov_0396 family ICE element transmembrane protein produces the protein MGLFDYLAAIPVGMVIWMPIMAIALLFATFFVYALLVARYIVFDGTKFLLFGLKPNDDITNFTTPSTFAHILIVSTAIWVIMFFLIIIKFSISEFRSSSALLRSAVKQSAISLLFLLGFQVGILLFNEFVINILKLIDGNEHGSTGLGFINRTFNPNFQEVIDEKPFEGSIVHSGNDANGYNFKWGIASIPGLWSVISAVHTKIPALILLSGGAIGYAIRGALFTFITVIFIYGSVLKTMLRNAGRIVPVVLLYFIFPIIVALSLADNGKKLRAWKDSFISNYLSLVLFFFSFYIINWAVENMIELIDYFLGFHSVIVSLIITIIGFRNLGTLQSVIMRFCGLPEAAPAQGGSIGKK
- a CDS encoding type IV secretory system conjugative DNA transfer family protein; protein product: MKKIAIKIIIVVLASIIFTTIGFLLVINFINLRTYNDLSKVKTFSDYINLSKHNVTRNSNFFIIFTLMLFLILSGEFIYFVFFRKRKEQTDESKYWLWNDKLLVGDRSFFKKQFLVSPDYKHNQNNANWVINYANSLKKWWINNGKNDINSVVIGGVGSGKTQRVILPNILYNSHLRSKYKSSFVITDPKKEIIKAVGKKLTDQNYKIFAIDFSEPEYSNGWNPLHYVYKQAHLECNDQKAHIENIYKAFSEINNVIEQLPWSDTDEKFWTDNAKRVINTATKFLLLVSIERPDLVSAQDFNLISVGKLCVAPAWDANQDWISIVKLRADDDLIWKELWFEVEALLSEAKNAQTFQSILSFVSSALAIFTNDEFVQRVIAQTKSFDLNLVAKEKQPVAIFIHYPDHKPSHHFLISMLIDQIYQALVNQANENGKRKDEYGIYLSEKLDRKWLFLLDEAGNLPKIINLDNKVTISRSRNIFFQFVLQDYNQLKKYNDKVDGVDKTIRSNLQFTYFLNSNDEDTLKELSESLGKKEVKKISKSTSYDSRSKGSTSGTTENIEEKPLMSVSEIKSKNKDLAIVSIIGYKPMLIKTKLAYKHFINDNYVHQCDETSSEIVKWNLSNLTHNEAQESVSVEIEQSENIDKETEINEETKQENDLYSIALDIVNKFE
- a CDS encoding toxin-antitoxin system YwqK family antitoxin — encoded protein: MAWVNPGFDPVGYESRVSMEEKKINNKNYDVITYKNGKQFAFTELQGNYGYYEVKKNKFNGNFYWVRDGNLTITGQAKNNKLDGTLTEYEPGTGQIKREINYKNNLEHGQEKNFENGKLKSTTDWVKGLKTGSHITYDKDGKVLSNDKYIANTPATDEEYKKWEKSKPKAKAEEELDRFEKWISKPSTMMKGISALFVIVTIVAAPLTAGLLVVGGLGMYDFLKQRTQAIQKENDFPEKELNFSRKDLNEMKEELKHDLRNQISKSKEGATKAFNNEPTVAKESAKKEAKNAKATDAFNTKNIENAKQEVKKTASMDAVKQSILQGFKK
- a CDS encoding Mbov_0396 family ICE element transmembrane protein, producing MFAWLGYTIWFGLFNITVRLPLWLLDSVVKIYKMITFALPSYLLFGISPGESFANAQLPILFLRMAIISFFVFAILFALSAVRVQFQKSDQPSPISIAMKNSLLGTLFLIGIPIALYVFSILISILVELVKSIFINLEKIDDYPIVATKFVFNTCKVIESQALTIPELQKLLELTKIVLQFDNSVFMKNFNNFGCGADYLNFLIDLHDIEPVFALKEMLNEQDEYDWIDWELYSLYKKRNKELPWLNDLTNDDDLVYIGDSNNPYDWYIVDERNLIFDYLNSHMDQDHIVSWIMAKELDEQYFKKTN
- a CDS encoding MAG3960 family lipoprotein — translated: MKKRMIIGGLGLVTLMPLVTVSCKFFGLNVSEIITGGPSHTTPPRKDPDHKDSFNENEQEIVPTKFTYNGKTYTINREDILDTKNAVYANLVLNNNAEGFKKLIPSVEEYRKVKNLYADDTGFPSIAEVSYYVRNLEHFKNGFIYREKSNSPERISKDEYISLVDKVSEIMANSNLEKALTGVDKEYVDFDNVRNYTLAKLEEFHGKAGKYEWGELTTKKVSDLAPGSFKMEEYYKEIPPENNYDGLRTNESKKRPSKLWVYNRMINNTDFYNYNKTNKPNELFIHNEFLYGRKLDPKKYYLEIDVLMLIIWLKAKRYTMQYPLWKMLTTYLELQKALIKKQEWDKEKSLTDNFKKLKLIEKLDSFHDAVLDYMKLGQLVGFTDDRSNDLYLFPTDVNKEVKTDFRDAYRWAYYEYHLFIQPMYVALSRGTKEAFEKAFEKAFEKEELKPYYDFIWENIKLADKVDKPRILSKNEALEKAKEIIKHYQNNFGWEFKSDESREDEDE